A region from the Canis lupus dingo isolate Sandy chromosome 9, ASM325472v2, whole genome shotgun sequence genome encodes:
- the RND2 gene encoding rho-related GTP-binding protein RhoN produces MEGQSGRCKIVVVGDAECGKTALLQVFAKDAYPGSYVPTVFENYTASFEIDKRRIELNMWDTSGSSYYDNVRPLAYPDSDAVLICFDISRPETLDSVLKKWQGETQEFCPNAKVVLVGCKLDMRTDLATLRELSKQRLIPVTHEQGTVLAKQVGAVSYVECSSRSSERSVRDVFHVATVASLGRGHRQLRRTDSRRGLQRSAQLAGRPDRGPGTESEIHKDRAKSCNLM; encoded by the exons ATGGAGGGGCAGAGCGGCCGCTGCAAGATCGTGGTGGTGGGGGACGCGGAGTGCGGCAAGACGGCGCTGCTGCAGGTGTTCGCCAAGGACGCCTACCCCGGG AGTTATGTCCCCACCGTGTTTGAGAACTACACCGCGAGCTTTGAGATCGACAAGCGCCGCATTGAGCTCAACATGTGGGACACTTCAG GTTCCTCTTACTATGATAACGTCCGACCCCTGGCCTATCCTGATTCAGATGCTGTGCTCATCTGCTTCGACATTAGCCGACCAGAAACACTGGACAGTGTCCTCAAGAAG TGGCAAGGGGAGACTCAGGAGTTTTGCCCCAATGCCAAGGTTGTGCTGGTTGGCTGTAAACTGGATATGCGCACCGACCTGGCCACACTGAGGGAGCTGTCCAAGCAGAGGCTTATCCCAGTTACACATGAGCAG GGCACTGTGCTGGCCAAGCAGGTAGGGGCTGTGTCCTACGTGGAGTGCTCCTCCCGGTCGTCTGAGCGCAGCGTCAGGGATGTCTTCCATGTGGCTACAGTGGCATCCCTTGGCCGTGGCCATAGGCAGCTGCGTCGTACTGACTCACGCCGTGGACTGCAGAGATCTGCTCAGCTGGCAGGCCGGCCGGACCGGGGGCCCGGGACCGAGAGCGAGATACACAAGGATCGAGCCAAGAGCTGCAACCTCATGTga